CGCCGAGGGCCGCCGGCACGTGGTGGCGCTGCGCCCGCTGTACGGCGGCTCCGACCACCTGCTCGACTCCGGCCTGCTCGGCACCGAGGTCACCTGGGTCACCCCCGACACCCTGGCCGCCGCCCTGCGCCCCGACACCGGACTCGTCCTGGTCGAGACCCCCGGCAACCCCACCCTGGACCTGCTCGACCTGACCGCGATCGCCGAACGCTGCGGCGACGTACCGCTGCTGGTCGACAACACCTTCGCCACCCCGGTGCTCCAGCAGCCCGCCCGGCACGGCGCCACCCTCGTCCTGCACTCCGCCACCAAGTCGATCGGCGGCCACGGCGACGTGCTGGCCGGGGCCGTCGCCTGCACCGCCGACTGGGCGGCCCGGCTGCGCCGGGTCCGGGCCGTCACCGGCGCGATCCTGCACCCGCTGGCCGGCTACCTGCTGCACCGCGGCCTGCAGACCCTCCCGCTGCGGGTGCGCGCCGCCTCCGCCACCGCCGCCCGGCTCGCCGACTGGCTGGCCGAACAGCCCGAGGTCGCCGCCGTGCACTACCCCGGCCGCTCCGGCTCGCCCCTGCTCGGACGCCAACTCCTGGGCGGCGGAAGCACCCTGGCCTTCGAGGCGGCCGGCGGCTTCGCGCACGCCGCGGCGATCGCCGAACGCTGCGAACTGATCACCCACGCGGTCTCGCTCGGCGGCGTCGACACCCTGATCCAGCACCCCGCCTCGCTCACCCACCGCCCGGTCGCCGCCGCCCACAAGCCCGCCGAGGCCGTCCTGCGGCTGTCCGTCGGCCTGGAGGACCCGGACGACCTGATCGCCGACCTCGCCAAGGCCCTCCCCCGCTGACCCCGCCGGCCCGGAAGGCCGCCACCGGCCGGGCGCCGGGGCGGCCTTCCGAGCCGTCGTTCTCCAGCTGCGCGTCCGCCCACTCGTCGGTGTGCGGGTTCTCGACCTGGGCCTTGACCCGGCCGGGGACCAGGTTGCCGGTCGAGGTGAGGAAGACGACCGGGAGCGCCACGGCGTCGTCGCCGCTGCTGGTGACCATCCCGGTGAAGGTGACCTGCCCGTCGCCCGCGAAGCCGGTGCCGGGTCATCTCCACAGAGGTCAAGGGGCCGTGAAGGCCCGGGCGCGAACTGTCGCGGCCCGAATTCCGGGAGGCGCGCCGGAGCAGCGAGCACCGCCGCGTCGCCGCGGCGGTTCCACCGCGTTCCCCGAATTGCCGTCAGATTCCCTTCGCCCGGCGCTCCTCGGCACAGGTCCGCAGGTGGGCCAGCACCAGCGGGTCCACCTTCCCCTCGACCAGGCGGCCCTCCAGGTTCTCCACGCCCGCCCAGCGGTCCAGCGAGCCGTAGCCGAGCACCGCCAGCAACTGCCGCACCTCCTCGGCCAGCTCCCCCTCCAACGGGAGCAGCTCGGCCGGGTCGGGCGTCCCGTGCAGCACCTCGTGGACGGCCAGCAGGCGGCGC
Above is a genomic segment from Kitasatospora cineracea containing:
- a CDS encoding trans-sulfuration enzyme family protein, which produces MSRLDTRAVHAGRDDLAGLGTHVPPLDLSTTYPVPDLTTGGDAYQALATGGRPPAEGGLVYQRLWNPTVARFEQALAELEGCAEAVAFSSGMAALSACLLAAAAEGRRHVVALRPLYGGSDHLLDSGLLGTEVTWVTPDTLAAALRPDTGLVLVETPGNPTLDLLDLTAIAERCGDVPLLVDNTFATPVLQQPARHGATLVLHSATKSIGGHGDVLAGAVACTADWAARLRRVRAVTGAILHPLAGYLLHRGLQTLPLRVRAASATAARLADWLAEQPEVAAVHYPGRSGSPLLGRQLLGGGSTLAFEAAGGFAHAAAIAERCELITHAVSLGGVDTLIQHPASLTHRPVAAAHKPAEAVLRLSVGLEDPDDLIADLAKALPR